From a region of the Panicum virgatum strain AP13 chromosome 2K, P.virgatum_v5, whole genome shotgun sequence genome:
- the LOC120694879 gene encoding NAC domain-containing protein 67-like — MMSSAAATSQLPPGFRFHPTDEELILHYLRNRAASLPCPVPIIADVDIYKLDPWELPSKAVYGDGEYYFFSPRDRKYPNGIRPNRAAGSGYWKATGTDKPIHDSATGESVGVKKALVFYKGRPPRGTKTNWIMHEYRLAAAAAAPLAAAYRPPPSKFRNVTTMRLDDWVLCRIYNKSGQPSPMVPPLADYDHLDNDDPASSGGFDDICSFDAPTTSSGATSTTASSSAFLHQQPPPAAALLPRLPKIPSFPELLDEYAFAHIFDTAAGPVEQDPLAVHPSLNQLLAVGDCAHSDLTTIYSPPPAAGGKRKATSMSPDECTGTITAAAGNHHHPPGKRLNGSWCLDAPQPAIALLPATSSVLGGLNHHMLPHF; from the exons atgatgtcctcggcggcggcgacgtcgcagCTGCCGCCGGGGTTCCGGTTCCACCCCACCGACGAGGAGCTCATCCTGCACTACCTCCGCAACCGCGCGGCCTCGTTGCCGTGCCCCGTCCCCATCATCGCCGACGTCGACATCTACAAGTTGGACCCATGGGAGCTCCCCT CCAAGGCTGTGTACGGCGACGGCGAGTACTACTTCTTCAGCCCGCGCGACCGCAAGTACCCCAACGGCATCCGCCCCAACCGCGCGGCGGGGTCCGGCTACTGGAAGGCCACCGGCACCGACAAGCCCATCCACGACAGCGCCACCGGCGAGAGCGTCGGCGTCAAGAAGGCGCTCGTCTTCTACAAGGGCCGCCCGCCCAGGGGCACCAAGACCAACTGGATCATGCACGAgtaccgcctcgccgccgccgccgccgccccgctcgccgccgcctaccgcccgccgccgtccaaGTTCAGGAACGTCACCACCATGAGG CTGGACGACTGGGTGCTGTGCCGGATCTACAACAAGTCCGGCCAGCCGTCGCCGATggtgccgccgctcgccgactACGACCACCTCGACAACGACGACCCTGCTTCCTCCGGCGGCTTCGACGACATCTGCAGCTTCGACGCGCCCACCACCAGCAGTGGTGCTACTAGTACGACCGCCAGCAGCAGCGCCTTCCTTcaccagcagccgccgccggcggcggcgctgctgccgcggctCCCCAAGATCCCCTCCTTCCCCGAGCTCTTGGACGAGTACGCGTTCGCGCACATCTTCGACACCGCCGCCGGGCCGGTCGAGCAGGACCCGCTGGCCGTGCACCCCTCCCTCAACCAGCTCCTGGCCGTCGGCGACTGCGCGCACTCCGACCTGACGACGATCTActcgccgcccccggccgccggcgggaaACGCAAGGCGACATCGATGAGTCCGGACGAGTGCACCGGGACgatcactgctgctgctggcaacCACCACCACCCGCCGGGCAAGAGGCTCAACGGGTCGTGGTGCTTGGACGCGCCGCAGCCGGCGATCGCCTTGTTGCCCGCGACGTCGTCCGTGCTGGGCGGCCTCAACCATCACATGCTCCCTCACTTCTAG